ACGATCATCCGCGAGACCGAGGCGGGCACGACGGTCGGCCCCGACAGCGTCGGCTATCGGCTTCCTCAGGAGGGCCTGGCTTTCGGAGGAAGCACCCTCACGGCCACCGACATCGCCCTCGCGATCGGCGGGGCCGGGATCGACGGTCTCGAGGCTCCCGCGGTTCCTGAGACGGTCGGCGCCGCGGCCTGGAGTGCGATGCGCGAGATCCTCGAGGACTCGATCGACCGGATGAAGCCGAACGCCGCACCGGTCCCGGTCATCCTGGTCGGGGGTGGCGGCATCATCGCTCCGACCGAGCTCGACGGGGTCGCCGAACTGATCCGCCCCGACCATTTCGGCGCGGCGAACGCAGTGGGCGCGGCCCTCGGCGAGGTCGCCGGGCAGGTCGAGAAGATCTACCGGGTCGACCCGTCCGACCAACGGGCCTCGCGCGCAGATGCCGCCGCCGAGGCGACCGAGCGCGCGCGGCTCGCGGGCGCGGACCCGGCGACGATCGAGGTCGTCGCGGTGGAGGAGCTGCCGGTGGCCTACTCCGACGGTACAGCCGTGCTCATCCGTGCCAGAGCGGTCGGTCGCCTGGCGGCCTGAGACGAGCAGCGCCGGCGCGCGTTGTACGATCGCGGCATGACGAAGAGCACGTTCAAGCCGGGTGACGACGTCGTCACTCCTCGTTCACGGGGAAAGATCATCGACGTCCGCGCCACACCGTCGGGGCAGTTCATCTTCGGCATCGAGGAGGAGACGGGGGAAGTCACCTACTTCACCCCCAAGGCCCTGCAGCACGCCTGAGGAACTCCTCCGCTCCTCGGGAAGCGGCGAACCGCCGGATGCGGTGAGCGGGGCTACCGCCCGTCATAGGTGCGTGCTTGCATGGGGCACATGGAGCAGGACGCGAAGCTGCGCGGCGAGACGAGGGCGGTCTGGGCGACCGTCATCTGCTTCGGGGTCGGCACGGCGGTCGCCGTGCTCATCCTGGCCGGTGACGCGCGCCCGCTCACGGGGGAGGGCGCACTCGCGATGCCGGCCGCCGTCATCGCGGGCGTGATCGCCTCCGCCGCCTTCCTCGCGAGCACGCTGATGCACCGCCGCGGTGAGACGAGGTCGATGCCGCGCTGGCAGGCGGTGATCTCCGACCTCTCGACGGGCGCCCTCACCGTGGCGTTCGGCGCCGTCACGATGATGGGAGTGCTGCTCGCCTCCGAGGTGTTGGCTGCCGGTCTCCAAGGGCTGCAGCTCGCGGCGCTCGGCGGAGGGCTCCTGACGGGGGTGGTCTCGGCTGTCGGTGGGCGCTTCGCGTTCGGAGCCGGTGTCGGCCTGCGCACAGCCGACCTCGCCGCGCTGCTGTTCGGCTTCCTCGTGATCGGCACGCTGTTCGCCATGGTGACCGCGGACGACCCGCGCTGGTGGGAGCAGAATTTCTCGCAGCTGGGCTCCGGGTCGTGGGCGTTCAACGGCACCCTCGTCGTGGCAGGTCTGCTCGTTGCGACCGTCGGTTCGTACATCGGGCGCGACCTGCACCGTCTGCGCGGCGACGGGGTCCTCTCCCGCATCGCCGTCGTCGTCGCGCTGTGGGCGGCGACCGGCGTCGCGCTCGCCGCGGTCGGGCTGCTGCCGCTGAACCGGGTGCCGATCCCGCATGACATCGCCGCCTTCGCGACGCTCGTGCTGTTCGCCGTGGCGGCCGCGACCACCGTGACCTCGATTCCCGGACACCCTCGTGCGCTCCTGGTCACCTCGGTCGGCGTCGGGCTGCTCCTCGTGGTCGCGCTCGTGCTGTGGATTCCGCTCGGCCTGTACTCGGCCACAGCGGTCGAGGCGATCGTCGTGGGGCTCGGACTGCTGTGGATGGCGACGCTCGTCCGCGTGCTCGCGATCGTCGCACCTGAGGGGTCTCGGCCCTCGGCGCGCCCGTCGCTGAGGCGCGCCCGGCATCCTTCGGGCGGGCCATCGGAAAGATAGGGCATCCGCCCGATGCCCGGGGGCTCAGAGCGGACTGTCGCCGAGCTGTTGTGCCTCTTCGCGCCGGAGACAGTCCGCACATCGGTGGAGGTTGCGAAACTCCCCCTGGCGGCAGAGGCTCCCACGATGGATACTCACTTCCACCACTCGAAGGCAGAAACGCCAGTCAAAGGAGAACGAGGGAAATGGACCAGTATCTGTGGGTTCTGAAGGACAAGGAACGCGACCTCATCCGTGAGCTGGAGCCGCAGCGGCTCGCTGAACTCGACGAGGATGGCCTGCTCGACCTGCACAAGCGAGTCCGGCGGGCGCGCAACAAGCACACGACGAACTACCGTCGCGGTGCTGCTGAGCGAGTCGGCCAGGCGGGCGGCAGAGGTGCTGCTGCCGCCGGCTCCGATAAGGCGCGTGGCCGTGCATATGTGTTCGAAGAAGCTCTGTCGATCATCAGCACGGAACTCGCTCGGGCCGCCCACGACGCAGCCGAGGCGCTCAAGGACGAGCGACTGGCGCGCGCGCGGGCGGGGAAATGGAGCGGACCTGGTGGCGACGCGCCCAGCGATGACGGAGGGGCGGCAGCCGGCCGCATGCGGGAACACCAGCAGACGACCGGCGGCGTGAAGAGGGACGCGTCCACACGAGCGCAGGGAGCGCGCCGACAAGCCAAACGCGACTCACGCTGACGCGCCGTCGACACAACTTCCCTCTGAGACGTCGCGGGCCACCCGCGCCTTTTCCGTGCTGTCCTGAGCCTCGCGGGACCTCGTCGGAAAGTCGGGGGCGCGCTCGCGGGGATGGCGTGGTACGGTAGGCAACGTGCCTCTTCCCGGAGGCGTCATTCATCACCGGCCCGCGAACGCTTGCTGCGACGTGTGTGGCCCGACATCTGGATCCGAATTCTGCGCCGATTGGTTCGGCACGGATCCCCTGAAAACTTCGCCCCTTCCGTTCGGAGGGAGGCTCACTCGTATCCTCCGGTTCTTCCGGTGCGATGCACAAGCCGTGTAAAACAGCGGCTAGATCAACAGAAAGTAGAAACACATGGCCACTGGCACTGTGAAATGGTTCAACGCGGAAAAGGGCTTCGGCTTCATCGCTCCCGATGACGGCTCGGACGACCTCTTCGCCCACTACTCGGCTATCGCCGGCTCCGGTTTCAAGGAGCTCCGCGAGAACCAGAAGGTCGAATTCGACGCTGAGCGTGGCCCCAAGGGCATGCAGGCGGCGAACATCCGCGCTCTCTGAGCGCGCGCTGACTTCCTGAAACCGGTCGGATCCTCACGGATCCGGCCGGTTTTTTCGTGCCTCCGTCGTCGGAACCTCGGGAAGATCCGGGGTGAGGTTCACCTAACCTCCGTGTTAGATTAGGCCAGGCTTACCAAAGGCTGGGCGCTTCATCTGCGCCGCCCCCTCACCCCGAACCCGAAGGGAACGCCTGTGCGCACCTCTCGAATCCTCGCCATCGGCGCGGCCGCCGCGCTCGCCATCGGCCTCTCCGCCTGTGCGTCCTCCGCGCCCGAGTCGACCTCGACCACCGGCGGCAACCCCGCATCCGACGACGCCTTCCCCGTCACCGTCGAGCACGTCTACGGCGAGACAACGATCACCGAGAAGCCCGAGCGCGTCGCTACCGTCGCGTGGGCGAACCACGAGGTGCCGCTGGCCCTGGGCATCGTTCCGGTCGGCATGAGCAAGGCGTCGTGGGGTGACGACGACGACAACGGCGTGCTGCCCTGGGTCGAGGAGAAGCTCGATGAGCTGGGCGCCGAGACGCCGGTGCTGTTCGACGAGACCGACGGCATCGACTACGAAGCCGTCGCCGACACCGAGCCCGACGTGATCCTCGCCGCTTACTCCGGCCTCACGCAGGAGGAGTACGACACCCTCTCCAAGATCGCTCCGGTCATCGCGTACCCGACGGTCGCCTGGGGCACCTCGGTCAACGACATGATCGAGATGGACTCCAAGGCCCTCGGCCTCGAGAAGGAGGGCAAGGCTCTGATCGAGCAGCTGGACGCCGACGCGCAGAAGGCGCTGGAGGCCAACAGCGTGCTGAAGGACAAGAAGGTCCTCTTCTCCTACATCGACCCGACCGACCTCAGTCAGGTCGGTTATTACACGGCGGTCGACACCCGCCCCGGTTACCTCCACGGCCTCGGACTGCCGTTCCCCTCGATCGTCGAGGAGAACAAGGACAGCGACCAGTTCTACCTGACGGTCAGCGCCGAAGAGGCGCAGAAGTTCGATGACGTCGACCTGTTCATCACGTACGGCGATGAGACGATCATCCCCTTGCTGCAGGCCGACCCGCTGCTGTCGAAGATCCCGGCCATCGCCGAGGGGCGCATCGCCGTCCTTCCGGACGCCACCCCCATCGCGGCATCGGCGAACCCGTCGCCGCTGTCCATCCCGTGGGGCCTCAGCGACTACCTCGCGCTCCTGGCTGCACCGCTCGCGCCGTAGTCGTTCGATCCGCCGCAGCGGAGTGAATGCTCAGTGACCTCAGCAACCGTCATCGCACCGGCACCGGGCGCCGCAGACCTGCGGCGCCCGGTGCTGGTGAGAACCATCTGGCTCCTCGTCGGGATCGTGGTGCTCGTCGTCCTCAGCATCCTGTCCATCTCGTTCGGCGTGCGGGCGGTCTCCTTCGACGACATCGCGGCGGCCCTCACCGGCCGCACCGACACGATCGCCGAGGCCGCGATCGTCAAGCGCATCCCCCGCACGGTCCTCGCGCTCCTCGTCGGCGCGGCACTCGCCCTATCCGGAGCGACCATGCAGGCCGTGACGCGGAACCCCATCGCCGACCCCGGCATCCTCGGCGTCTCGAACGGCGCCTCGCTGGCCGTCGTGTGCGGCATCGCCTTCTTCGGCCTCGCCGATCCCTACGGACAGATGGCCTTCGCGATCGCGGGAGCCGGGATCGCCGCTGTCTTCGTCTACACGGTCGGATCGCTCGGACGCGGGGGAGCGACGCCCCTCAAGCTCGCACTCGCGGGTGCCGCCACCTCGGCCGCCTTCGCCTCGCTCATCAGCGCCGTCATGCTCCCTCGCGTCGATCTGCTGCAGACGTTCCAGTCCTGGCAGATCGGCGGCGTCGGCGGGGCGGAGTGGCCGCGCATCGCCCTCACGGCGCCCGTCCTCGCCGTCGGCGCCCTCATCTGCTTCCTCTGCTCCCGGGGGATGAACTCCCTCGCGCTCGGCGACGAGATGGCCAAGGGGCTCGGCGAGAACGTCTTCCGAACGCGCCTGATCTCGGCGCTGGGTGCGGTGATCCTCGCGGGAGCCGCCACCGCGATCGCGGGGCCCATCGGCTTCGTCGGATTGATCATCCCGCACGTGTGCCGCATGCTCGTGGGCACCGATCACCGTTGGCTGCTCCCGTTCTCGGCCATCGCCGGTGCCGCGCTGCTGACCGCGAGTGACATCGTGGGTCGCGTGATCGCCCCGTCGTCGGAGGAGATCCAGGTCGGGATCATCACCGCCATCATCGGAGCGCCGTTCTTCATCTGGATCGTCCGTCGGCAGAAGGTGCGTGAGCTGTGAGGTCGACCGAACACGCCGTGCACACCCTCGACCGGGTCGACGAGCCGGCATCTGCCCGGATCGCCAGGATCGTCGCGGGCCGTCGCTCGCGTCACCGTCGGCACGCGGTCGCCACGATCGTCCTCGGCGTCCTGGTGCTCGCCCTCTTCGCGGTCGCTCTCATGGTGGGAAACACGTTCTACACGCCCGACGAGGTGATCCGCGTGATCCTCGGTGAGACCGTGCCCGGTGCTTCGTTCACCGTCGGCGACCTGCGGCTGCCGCGAGCGGTGCTCGCCGTCCTCACCGGGATCGCCTTCGGCATGGCGGGTGTCTGCTTCCAGACGATGCTGCGCAATCCGCTCGCGTCTCCCGACATCATCGGCATCTCGAACGGTGCCGGTGCCGCGGCCGTGTTCGGCATCATCGTGCTCTCGGTCAACGGTCCTGTCGTGTCGCTGCTCGCCCTGGGCGGCGCCGTCGCCACGGCCCTGGTGATCTATCTGCTCTCGATCAAGGGCGGCTTCGCCGGCACCCGACTCATCCTGATCGGGATCGGGGTCGCGGCGATGCTGCAGAGCATCATCTCGTACATGCTGTCGAGGGCGGCGAACTGGGACATCCAGACCGCGATGCAGTGGTTGACCGGAAGCCTCAACAACGCATCGTGGGAGCGCGTGCTCCCGATGGCGATCGCCGCGGTGGTCATCGTGCCGCTGATGCTGTCGCAGGGGCGTTCGCTCGGAGCCCTCCAGCTCGGAGACGACTCGGCGGCGGGCCTCGGCATCCGGGTCAACGCCACGCGCCTGCTGCTCATCCTCGGTGCGGTCGCGCTCCTCGCTTTCGCGACCGCGGCCACCGGTCCCATCGCCTTCGTCGCGTTCATGGCCGGACCCATCGCGGCGCGCATCACGGGTCCGGGGGCGAATCTGCTCCTGCCGTCGGCCTTCGTCGGCGCCGCGCTCGTGCTCGGCGGCGACCTGATCGGACAGTTCGCCTTCGGCACCCGCTACCCCGTCGGCGTCATCACCGGCGTGGTCGGCGCGCCCTATCTGATCTACCTGCTCATCCGCACCAACCGCTCCGGGGGTTCGCTATGACCGTCTCGCACAGCCTGTCGGCCGAGGGGGTGACGCTCGCCTACGGCGACCGCACCATCATCGACGGCCTCGACCTGCAGATCGCGCCCGGTCGCATCACCACCATCGTGGGCGCGAACGGATGCGGCAAGTCGACGCTGCTGCGCGCGCTCGCCCGCCTGCTGTCTCCGAGCGAAGGCCAGATCGTGCTCGACGGCACCTCGGTGCACACCCGCCCCACCAAGGAGGTCGCGCGCATCCTCGGTCTGCTGCCGCAGTCGCCCGTCGCGCCGGAGGGCATCGCCGTCGCCGACCTGGTCGGCCGCGGAAGGCACCCGCATCAGAAGATGCTCGCGCGGTGGAGCACGCACGACTACGAGGTGGTGGCGGATGCCCTCGACGCGACCGGCATCTCCGACCTCGCCGACCGCAGCGTCGATGAGCTCTCTGGCGGTCAGCGCCAGCGCGTGTGGATCGCGATGGCGCTCGCGCAGGAGACCGACATCCTGCTGCTGGACGAGCCGACGACGTTCCTCGACGTCGCCCACCAGGTCGAGGTGCTCGATCTGCTCACCGATCTGAGCGTCTCGCGCGGCACGACCATCGTGATGGTCCTCCACGACCTCAACCTCGCCGCCCGCTATGCGGACGAGCTGGTGGCCATGAAGGACGGTCGGGTGCACGCGGCGGGGGCCCCGAAGGACATCGTCACCGCCGAACTCGTCGAAGAGGTCTTCGGCCTCGCCAATCAGATCACCATCGATCCGGTCTCCGGCAAGCCGATGGTCACACCCATCGGGAGGCACCATGTCCGCTGAGACGACCACGACCGACCGTCCAACCTATATCCTCACCCGCGCCGAGGTGCGGGCCGTCGTGCGCGTCTCGCCCTCGTTCGTGCGGGTGACCTTCGGTGGCGACGAGCTGAGCGAGTTCGGCACGCCGGGTGAAGTGTTCGACAGTCGCATCAAGCTGGTCTTCCCGCCCGCGACCGGTGTTCTTCCCGACCTCGACCGGGCATCGGACAACTGGTGGCAGACCTTCCTCGCGGTGCCGGAGGAGGAGCGCGGATCGATGCGCACCTACTCCGTGCGCGAGCTGCGCGTCGACGACGAGACCGGGACCGAGGTCGACGTCGATTTCGTGCTGCACCTCGAGCCGGGCCTGACCGGACCCGCGTCGCTGTGGGCGAGCCAGGCCGCGGTCGGGCAGGAGCTGTACCTGGTCGGACCGCGTCGCGGCGTCGATGTCGGCGCGCACGGTGGCGCCGAGTTCGCCCCCGGCACCGCCGCATCGGTCGTGCTCGCGGGGGACGAGACGGCCGCTCCGGCGATCGCCCGCATTCTGGAGGACGCACCTCGGGGCCTGCGCGGCGTCGCCTTCATCGAGGTGCCGTCGCCCGCCGACATCCTGCGCATCGACGTGCCGACCGGCGTCGAGGTGCACTGGCTGCCGCGCGATGCCGGTGAGCCGCACGGTCTGCGCCTGATCCCCGCCGTGCTCGGCTACCTGGGTGACGCCGACGCCGCGGACGAGATCCGGGTAAAGGACATCGACGGCGAGGATCTGCTGTGGGAGACGCCGGAGTACTCCGGGCTCGGCGAGGAGATCGCCGCGGCCGACGCCCCGGCTGAACGCTACTTCTGGATCGCGGGGGAGAGCGGCGTGGTCACCACTCTCCGTCGCCACCTGGTCAAGGACCTGGGTATCGATCGTGGTCAGGTGGCCTTCATGGGCTACTGGCGTCGCGGTGTCGCCATGCGCGGCTGAGGCGCTACCGGCGTCGGCCCGATCGCACATCGCCCCCGTCGCACTCTCCGTCGCTGTGGAGGATCTCGAGCGACCGGAAGGGCGACGGGGGCGGATGCGGCGCGGAGGACCTACTTCGCGAGGAAGGTCTTCAGTGCGGAGTTGACCTCGTCGGCGTGGGTCCACAGCAGACCGTGCGGAGCGCCCTCGACCTCGACGTAGTCGGCCTCCGGCACCGCCTGGTGGAACCGGCGGGCGGTCGCGTCGATCGGGAGGATGTTGTCCTTCGTGCCGTGCAGGATCAGCGTGGGCTTGCCGGCGGTGCGCACCGCCTCCACGTCGGAGCGGAAGTCCTCGATCCATGCCGGCACGACCGCGTAGGCGGCCACGGGGGCACTGCCGATGGCCACGTTCCAGCTGCCGGTGACGGCCTGCTCGCTGATGCGCGATCCGAGGTTCTCGTCGAGGTTGTAGAAGTTCTTGTAGAAGTCGGTGAACCACGCGAAGCGGTCGCCCTTGGCGGCAGCCTCGATGCCGTCGAAGACCTCCTGCGGAACACCCTCGGGGTTGTCGTCGCGCTGCACGAGGAACGGTTCGAGCGAGGCGAGGAAGGCGAGCTTCGCCACGCGCTCGTGGCCGTAGCGGGCGACGTAGCGGGCGAGCTCTCCCGTTCCCATCGAGAAGCCGACGAGAACGACGTCGCGCAGGTCGAGTGTCTCCAGCACCGTGTGGAGGTCGGCGGCGAAGGTGTCGTAGTCGTAGCCGGTGTTGACCTTCGACGATCCGCCGAACCCACGGCGGTCGTAGGTGATGACGCGATAGCCCTGTGCGAGCAGCTCGCGGGTCTGGCGCTCCCAGCTGTGGCCGTCGAGCGGATAGCCGTGGATCAGGACGACGGGCTGGCCCGATCCCTGGTCTTCGTAGTAGAGCTCGATCGGGGTGCTGTTCTCGTTGCCGACGGTGATGTAACCCATGATCCTGATCCTTTCGATCCCGGTGAGAACGATCGTTCTCGCTCGATGTCTCCAATGTAGAGAACGTTCGTTCTCGTGTCAAGTAGACTTCTGGTCATGACCGAAGACGAGGCCCGCGAGCGCATCCTCACCGCCGCCGAAGAGCTCTACTACCGCAAGGGGTACGCGGCCGTGGGCATGGACGAGCTGCGTCAGTTCGCCGGGGTCTCGTTGCGTCGCCTCTACTCGCTCTTCCCCGCGAAGACCGACATCGTCGCGGCGGTCCTCGAGCGCAAGCACGCCCAGTGGGAGTCGGGGCTGTCGGAGGCGGTGGCGGGGGCCGGTGACGATCCTCGTGCGCGGCTGCTCGCCGTCTACGGATACCTCGAGAACTGGTTCTGCGCCGACGACTTCCGCGGCTGCGCCTTCATCAACGCATTCGGCGAGCTCGGCGGCACGAATCCCGAGGTCGCCGAGATCGTGCGCGCACACAAGGCGTCGTTCCAGCAGTACATGGCAGACCTGGTCGCCGAGACGGGCGCTCCCGCGGCGCTCGCCCCACAGCTGTCGATCCTCGCCGAGGGTGCGCAGAGCACGGCCGCGATCTCCGCCGATCCGGCCGTCGCCGTGCAGGCTCGGGGTGCCGCCGAAGTCCTGATCGACGCGGCGTTCGCTCGCTCCTGATCCGAGAGGCGCATTTGCCTCACCTGGTTAGCGAAACGGGGATCGGGTGTCAACCCCGATGCGCTCCGCTCGCGGTCCCCGTATCGTTCGACGCATGGAATCACGCACGAAGGGCATCGGTCGCCAGACGCTGATCATCTCCGCGGCGACGTTCATGCTGATCGCGGCCACCATCGGGGCGGGAGCTTTCGGTGGAACATCCGTCGACGACCTGCAGGACGGCGCGCTCTCGGCGCAGGGGTCGTATCTCGCCCCGGCGGGACCGGCCTTCTCGATCTGGTCGCTCATCTACCTCGGCTTGATCGCCTACACGGTGTGGCAGGCGTTCCCGGCGCAGCGGCAGGATCCTCGCCAGCAGGCCGTGGGCGGATGGATCGCCGCATCGATGGTGCTGAACGGCTTGTGGCTGGTGACGGCGCAGTACCTCACGCTGTGGCTCACGGTCATCGTGATCGCGCTGCTGCTGGCCGTGCTCGCCCGGGTGATCGTGGTGCTCGGACGCTTCCCGGCACGCAACCTCGCCGATCGCATCCTCACCGACGGCGCGAACGGTCTGCACTTCGGCTGGGTCACGATCGCGACCGTCGCGAACACGGCTGCCTGGCTCACGCAGATCGCTCCCGAGAGCTGGGCGCAGGCGGCGGATGCCTGGGCGATCGCCGTGCTGGCCGTTGTCCTGGTGATCGGCGCAGCCGCGGCATGGATCACCGGACGCATCGCTCCGGCCCTCGCGACGGCCTGGGGTCTGTCCTGGCTCGCCGTGGGCAGGCTCACGGGAGAGCCTGCGAGCACCCCGACCGCCGTCGCTGCGATCGTCGTGGCCGTCGTGCTGGTGCTCGTCGCCGTTGTCGCCGCGATCCGTCGGAGGAGTTCCGCGGCTCAGAGCACCAGTCGGTAGCCCATCCCGGCTTCGGTGAGCAGGTGCACGGGAGCACCGGGCGCCTGTTCGAGCTTCTTGCGCAGCTGCGACATGTACAGGCGCAGGTAGCCCGAGTCGGAGACCTGCTCGCTGCCCCAGATCTCCTTCAACAGATCCTGGCGGGTGACCAGAGCCCCCGGATGCCGGGACAGGTGCTCGAGCATCCGCCACTCGGTCGGGGTCAGGTGCACGCGCGCGCCGCCGCGGGTCACGGTCTTGGTCGCGAGGTCGACCACCACGTCGCCGAATGCCACGGTCGATTCGCCACTGGCCGGGATCGAGCGACGGGAGAGCGCGCGCAGACGTGCGAGCAGCTCGTCGACCTGGAACGGCTTGGTCACGAAGTCGTCGGCTCCGGCGTCGAGCGCCTCCACCTTGTCGGCCGAGCCCGTGCGGCCGGACACCACGATGATCGGCACGTTGGTCCACCCGCGCAGCGCCTGGATCACCTCGATGCCGTCGAGCCGGGGCATGCCCAGGTCGAGCATGATGAGGTCGGGGTGGGTCTGCGCGGCGGCGGCGATCGCGGCGGCGCCGTCGGGGGCCACCACCACCTCGTATCCGTGCGCGGCCAGGGTGATCCTCAGGGCTCGAACCATCTGCGGGTCGTCGTCGGCGATGAGGAGCTTCACTCCGTGCCCTCCGTGTCGCGGGGTCCTGCAGCCAGCGGCAGGGAAATGACCATGGTGAGGCCTCCACCAGGAGTGTCCTCGGGTGTCAGGGTACCGCCCATCCCCTCGGTGAACCCGCGCGACAGGGCGAGTCCGAGCCCGAGTCCTGTCGTGTTGTCGGTGTCGCCGAATCGCTGGAACGGCTGGAAGATGCGGTCGCGCCGCTCAGGCGAGACGCCTTCTCCGCGGTCGATGATGCGGATCTCGGCCCGATCACCGAGGGCGCTCGTAGACACGATGACCCGGGTGTCATCCGGGGAGTGCCGGTGCGCATTGGCGATCACGTTGACCAGCACGCGCAGGAGCAGCACCGGGTCGGCGTGCAGCGGGGGCAGGTCGGGGTCGAGAGCCAGTTCGACGTCCGACGGACCGAGGCCCAGTTCGTCCACGGCCGCGAGCACGCAGCCGGCGGCATCCATCCGAGACGAGGACACGGCGAGCACGCCCGCCTGCACGCGGCTCACGTCGAGCAGATCGGTCACCAGCGTCGACAGCGTCGCCAGACTCTCGTCGGCGGTGGCGAGCAGCTCCCCGCGATCGGATGCCGACAGGCCGTGGGAGCCGCGAAGGCCGCCGATGGCCGCGACCGCCGAGGCGAGCGGGCGCCGGAGATCGTGGCTGACGGCCGACAGCAGGGCGCTGCGCACCTGATCGGTCTCGGCCAGCGCCTCGGCCTCGCTCGCAGTCGCACGAAGGTCGGTGTGCTCGATCGCGGCCGACAACTGGGCGACGATCGCGTCCAGCAGACGACGCTCGGGTCCGGCGAGGGGCTCACCGTTCAGCTCCAGCACCGCGCGGGGTCCGCCGCCGGGGACGACACCGACCGGGATGGTCGTGGCACGCCCGTCGGCCAGGGGTTCGCCGTCGCTGGCGAGCACCTCGCCGTCGGGTGCGAGCAGGCGCACGCCGCTGAGGCCGAACGCCTCCCGGGTGCGGCTGACCAGCGCCAGCACGGCGTTGTCACCGCGGAGCACGTTGCCGGCGACCGCGGCGAGCAGTTCGGCTTCGGCCGCGGCGCGCTGGGCGGTGCGGGCGCGACGCGCGG
This DNA window, taken from Microbacterium maritypicum, encodes the following:
- a CDS encoding response regulator, encoding MKLLIADDDPQMVRALRITLAAHGYEVVVAPDGAAAIAAAAQTHPDLIMLDLGMPRLDGIEVIQALRGWTNVPIIVVSGRTGSADKVEALDAGADDFVTKPFQVDELLARLRALSRRSIPASGESTVAFGDVVVDLATKTVTRGGARVHLTPTEWRMLEHLSRHPGALVTRQDLLKEIWGSEQVSDSGYLRLYMSQLRKKLEQAPGAPVHLLTEAGMGYRLVL